From Halorubrum salinarum, the proteins below share one genomic window:
- a CDS encoding molybdopterin-dependent oxidoreductase: protein MAATDRLRTALDRAEPPPRAVDWSLFAFVVAEALTGLVSFTVGVPEGWPLFWLHRALGAGIVALLAWKLARVRRRLTDPTLWRRSTALSVLTLVAAVGAVGTGVAWVFGLDVRLSYWTLLSVHVGFGLALVPLVAAHAATRFRLPRRVDFERRRTAVTYFALLAAGGATYRIQQGVNDALDTAGADRRFTGSQPREGAGNGAFPITSWVADDPDPIDRDDYRLTVAGLVGDPVELTADELAAGHETEALLDCTSGWYTVQEWGGVRVGDLLEAAGEIDDDAAYVRFTSVTGYRWSLPIEEAADALLATHVGGERLSHGHGAPARLVAPDRRGFQWVKWVTRVEVHAEYDLGQWVVTLVSGFD, encoded by the coding sequence ATGGCAGCGACGGACCGTCTCCGGACCGCGCTCGACCGCGCAGAGCCGCCGCCGCGCGCGGTCGACTGGTCGCTGTTCGCGTTCGTCGTCGCCGAGGCCCTCACCGGACTGGTCTCGTTCACCGTCGGCGTCCCCGAGGGGTGGCCGCTGTTCTGGCTCCACCGCGCGCTCGGCGCCGGCATCGTCGCGCTGCTCGCGTGGAAGCTCGCGCGCGTCCGCCGCCGGCTCACCGACCCGACCCTCTGGCGGCGGTCGACCGCGCTGTCCGTCCTGACGCTCGTCGCCGCCGTCGGCGCCGTCGGGACCGGGGTCGCGTGGGTGTTCGGGCTCGACGTGCGGCTCTCGTACTGGACGCTCCTCTCGGTCCACGTCGGGTTCGGCCTCGCGCTGGTCCCGCTCGTGGCCGCCCATGCGGCCACCCGGTTCCGGCTCCCGCGCCGCGTCGACTTCGAGCGCCGGCGCACCGCCGTCACCTACTTCGCGCTGCTGGCCGCGGGCGGCGCGACCTACCGGATCCAGCAGGGGGTCAACGACGCGCTCGACACCGCCGGCGCCGACCGCCGGTTCACCGGCTCGCAGCCGCGCGAGGGCGCGGGCAACGGCGCCTTCCCGATCACCTCGTGGGTCGCCGACGACCCGGACCCGATCGACCGCGACGACTACCGGCTGACCGTCGCGGGCCTCGTCGGCGACCCCGTCGAGCTGACGGCCGACGAGCTGGCGGCGGGTCACGAGACGGAGGCGCTGCTCGACTGTACGAGCGGCTGGTACACGGTCCAGGAGTGGGGCGGGGTCCGCGTCGGCGACCTGCTGGAGGCGGCGGGAGAAATCGACGACGACGCCGCGTACGTCCGGTTCACGTCCGTGACGGGCTACCGCTGGAGCCTCCCGATCGAGGAGGCCGCGGACGCCCTGCTCGCGACGCACGTCGGCGGCGAGCGCCTCTCGCACGGCCACGGCGCGCCGGCGCGGCTGGTCGCGCCCGACCGACGCGGGTTCCAGTGGGTGAAGTGGGTGACGCGCGTCGAGGTCCACGCGGAGTACGACCTCGGGCAGTGGGTCGTGACGCTGGTGAGCGGGTTCGACTGA
- a CDS encoding DEAD/DEAH box helicase codes for MATEAAGIDRDLLVDGFLQRRRYQLQLADAAADEHTLVCLPTGLGKTTVSLLVTAERLSEAGGKALFLAPTKPLVQQHADFYREALRVPDDEIVVFTGDVKPDDRAALWDDARIVIATPQVVENDLVGNRISLADVTHLTFDECHRATGDYAYVYIAERYHADAADPLVTGMSASPGGDTEEIETVCENLGLVNVEVMTEEDADVDEYTHDTDVQWEQVTLPDEVLAIRDALNEVITDRLEKLKQLGVTNTTNPDLSQKDLNKMRGQLKQMMDNDRSDGYKGMSTHAEVMKLRRATELVETQSVESVRRYFERQREAARSSGASKASQRMVADPKVREAMRKAESFDGLHPKFSKARILLAETLGIDGGERAILFTESRDTAEALVEFLSASFDVRKFVGQGDKDGSDGMTQTEQQETLDEFKAGEFEVLVSTSVAEEGLDVPEVDLVCFYEPVPTAIRSIQRKGRTGRQAEGKVVVLMAEDTRDEAFFWISRRREKEMASQLAELKAATDDIEDSVGDDGQAGLDAFADESGGDAEATGDAGGANEETDADDGGDAGLTDFAADARGEGDDGEGGDDGEGEESEESGDDAAAADDADDDGVVATAGVEDGVEVVVDQRELDSSIAKDLSTRDGLVTRLETLAVGDYVLSDRVAVERKSAADFVDSMLDADRSMFEQVGELSRAYARPVMVVEGTNLYGQRDIDPNAIRGALASLAVDFDVSVLRTEDEADTTELLATIARREQETRDREVSVHGEKTTKTRAEQQEYVVSSIADIGPVTARSLLEHFGTVEAVMTAREEDLLEVDGVGQVTAERIREVVGSKYE; via the coding sequence ATGGCGACCGAGGCCGCCGGGATCGACAGGGATCTGCTCGTCGACGGGTTCTTACAGCGACGCCGCTACCAGCTCCAGCTGGCGGACGCCGCCGCCGACGAACACACGCTGGTCTGTCTCCCGACCGGCCTCGGCAAGACGACGGTCAGCCTGCTCGTCACCGCCGAGCGGCTCAGCGAGGCGGGCGGGAAGGCGCTCTTCTTGGCCCCGACCAAGCCGCTCGTCCAGCAGCACGCCGACTTCTACCGCGAGGCGCTACGGGTACCGGACGACGAGATCGTCGTGTTCACCGGCGACGTGAAGCCCGACGACCGCGCCGCGCTGTGGGACGACGCGCGGATCGTGATCGCGACCCCGCAGGTCGTCGAGAACGACCTCGTCGGCAACCGGATCTCGCTCGCGGACGTGACGCACCTCACCTTCGACGAGTGCCACCGCGCGACCGGCGACTACGCGTACGTCTACATCGCGGAGCGGTACCACGCCGACGCGGCCGACCCGCTCGTCACCGGCATGTCCGCGTCCCCGGGCGGCGACACCGAGGAGATCGAGACGGTCTGTGAGAACCTCGGGCTCGTCAACGTCGAGGTGATGACCGAGGAGGACGCCGACGTCGACGAGTACACCCACGACACCGACGTCCAGTGGGAGCAGGTCACCCTCCCGGACGAGGTGCTCGCGATCCGCGACGCGCTCAACGAGGTGATCACGGACCGGTTAGAGAAGCTGAAGCAACTGGGCGTGACGAACACGACGAACCCCGACCTCTCGCAGAAGGACCTCAACAAGATGCGGGGGCAGCTCAAGCAGATGATGGACAACGACCGGTCGGACGGGTACAAGGGGATGAGTACCCACGCCGAGGTGATGAAGCTCCGGCGCGCGACCGAGCTGGTCGAGACGCAGTCGGTCGAGTCCGTCCGGCGCTACTTCGAGCGCCAGCGCGAGGCCGCGCGCTCCTCGGGCGCCTCGAAGGCGAGCCAGCGGATGGTCGCGGACCCGAAAGTGCGCGAGGCGATGCGGAAGGCGGAGTCGTTCGACGGGCTCCACCCGAAGTTCTCGAAGGCCCGGATCCTGCTCGCCGAGACGCTCGGGATCGACGGCGGCGAGCGCGCCATCCTGTTCACCGAGTCGCGCGACACCGCGGAGGCGCTCGTGGAGTTCCTCTCCGCGAGCTTCGACGTGCGGAAGTTCGTCGGACAGGGCGACAAGGACGGCTCCGACGGGATGACCCAGACGGAGCAGCAGGAGACGCTCGACGAGTTCAAGGCCGGCGAGTTCGAGGTGCTCGTCTCCACGAGCGTCGCGGAGGAGGGGCTCGACGTGCCCGAGGTCGACCTCGTCTGCTTCTACGAGCCCGTCCCGACCGCGATCCGGTCGATCCAGCGGAAGGGGCGGACCGGCCGGCAGGCCGAGGGGAAGGTCGTCGTCTTGATGGCCGAGGACACCCGCGACGAGGCGTTCTTCTGGATCTCGCGCCGCCGCGAGAAGGAGATGGCGAGCCAGCTCGCGGAGCTGAAAGCGGCGACCGACGACATCGAGGACTCCGTCGGCGACGACGGACAGGCCGGCCTCGACGCGTTCGCCGACGAGTCCGGCGGGGACGCGGAGGCGACCGGGGACGCCGGCGGCGCGAACGAGGAGACCGACGCGGACGACGGCGGCGACGCCGGCCTCACCGACTTCGCGGCCGACGCGCGAGGGGAAGGAGACGACGGAGAGGGCGGAGACGACGGAGAGGGCGAGGAGAGCGAAGAGAGCGGGGACGACGCGGCCGCGGCCGACGATGCGGACGACGACGGCGTCGTCGCGACCGCCGGGGTAGAGGACGGCGTCGAGGTCGTCGTCGACCAGCGGGAGCTCGACTCCTCCATCGCGAAGGACCTCTCGACGCGCGACGGGCTCGTCACCCGATTGGAGACGCTCGCGGTCGGCGACTACGTCCTCTCCGACCGGGTCGCCGTCGAGCGCAAGTCCGCGGCCGACTTCGTCGACTCCATGCTCGACGCCGACCGCTCGATGTTCGAGCAGGTGGGCGAGCTCTCGCGGGCGTACGCCCGGCCCGTGATGGTCGTCGAGGGGACGAACCTCTACGGGCAGCGCGACATCGACCCCAACGCGATCCGCGGCGCGCTCGCGTCGCTCGCGGTCGACTTCGACGTGAGCGTGCTCCGCACCGAAGACGAGGCGGACACCACCGAGCTGCTCGCCACCATCGCCAGACGCGAGCAGGAGACGCGCGACCGCGAGGTGAGCGTCCACGGCGAGAAGACGACGAAGACCCGCGCCGAACAGCAGGAGTACGTCGTCTCCTCCATCGCCGACATCGGCCCCGTCACCGCCCGGTCGCTCCTGGAGCACTTCGGCACCGTCGAAGCCGTGATGACCGCGCGCGAGGAAGACCTCCTGGAGGTCGACGGCGTCGGGCAGGTGACCGCGGAGCGCATCCGCGAGGTCGTCGGGAGCAAGTACGAGTAA
- a CDS encoding DUF5807 family protein, whose translation MSNLDEFLAGERLDDVVFYLSDEYLDDDSRLREVGTETAGGVRLILDGETGRSAFQAGTGMGAMEFAKTAMGADGEIARSLDDGACPFADDGDADDHAIRFVFAFAEAQNEEVGGLYAEGDVVHAYAHCTCGESYSHKWVIGDRDD comes from the coding sequence ATGAGCAACCTCGACGAGTTCCTCGCGGGCGAGCGGCTCGACGACGTGGTCTTCTACCTGAGCGACGAGTACCTCGACGACGACTCCCGGCTGCGCGAGGTCGGGACCGAGACGGCGGGCGGCGTCCGGCTGATCCTCGACGGCGAGACCGGCCGGTCCGCGTTCCAGGCCGGCACGGGCATGGGCGCGATGGAGTTCGCGAAGACGGCGATGGGCGCCGACGGCGAGATCGCGCGCTCGCTCGACGACGGGGCGTGCCCGTTCGCGGACGACGGTGACGCCGACGACCACGCGATCCGGTTCGTCTTCGCGTTCGCGGAGGCGCAAAACGAGGAGGTCGGCGGCCTCTACGCCGAGGGGGACGTGGTCCACGCGTACGCCCACTGTACGTGCGGCGAGAGCTACTCGCACAAGTGGGTGATCGGCGACCGCGACGACTGA
- a CDS encoding long-chain fatty acid--CoA ligase has product MPGGHAQTLRPFMWRAERLYPDTEIVSRTHEGRTRHTYAEYADRTAQLANALDDHGIERGDRVATFCWNHTRHFETYFGVPNTGAQLHTINPLLPDEHIRYIVDDAADEIIFVDPSLAEKIAGAAEGAEEFEGVDFVAMGSEGIDALDAPAYEEFIADHSTEYDWPDLDGDQPAGLCYTSGTTGKPKGVEYTQSMLWSHTMASQTPQGIPMEDSDVVMPVVPMFHVNAWGMPFTAAAAGAKHVYPGPSPDPADLAALIEEEGVTISAGVPTVWLGLREYIEGGNEVDLSTLDTVIVGGAAAPQALIEWYDDRGVEVLHAWGMTELSPIGTVSHLTDDLRDADYETQVNKRAKQGLVVPGLEFEVIDENGEEIAWDGEEFGELRIRGPWVTKEYFKRPEANEEEFVDGWLKTGDVVTVDEDGYMQLVDRTKDVIKSGGEWISSVELENAIMAYDGVSEAAVVGVPHERWQERPVAFVVVAEGVDREALVDRIESGLRDDYPKWWVPDAVEFIDEVPKTATGKFSKKDLREQYGDQSLVEGAVPEDDAPDGE; this is encoded by the coding sequence ATGCCAGGCGGACACGCTCAGACCCTGCGACCGTTCATGTGGCGCGCGGAACGACTGTACCCCGACACGGAAATCGTCTCGCGCACCCACGAGGGGCGGACGCGGCACACCTACGCCGAGTACGCCGACCGGACCGCACAGCTGGCGAACGCCTTGGACGACCACGGGATCGAGCGCGGCGACCGCGTCGCGACGTTCTGCTGGAACCACACCCGGCACTTCGAGACGTACTTCGGCGTGCCGAACACGGGCGCGCAGCTCCACACGATCAACCCGCTGCTGCCGGACGAACACATCCGGTACATCGTCGACGACGCGGCCGACGAGATCATCTTCGTCGACCCGTCGCTGGCCGAGAAGATCGCGGGCGCCGCGGAGGGCGCCGAGGAGTTCGAGGGCGTCGACTTCGTCGCCATGGGCTCCGAGGGGATCGACGCGCTCGACGCGCCCGCCTACGAGGAGTTCATCGCGGACCACTCGACGGAGTACGACTGGCCCGACCTCGACGGCGACCAGCCCGCCGGGCTCTGTTACACCTCGGGCACGACGGGGAAGCCGAAGGGCGTCGAGTACACCCAGTCGATGCTGTGGAGCCACACGATGGCCTCCCAGACGCCGCAGGGGATCCCGATGGAGGACTCGGACGTGGTAATGCCGGTCGTCCCCATGTTCCACGTCAACGCGTGGGGGATGCCGTTTACCGCGGCCGCCGCGGGCGCGAAGCACGTCTACCCCGGGCCGTCGCCGGACCCGGCGGACCTCGCGGCGCTGATCGAGGAGGAGGGCGTCACCATCTCCGCGGGCGTGCCGACCGTGTGGCTCGGCCTGCGCGAGTACATCGAGGGGGGTAACGAGGTGGACCTCTCGACGCTCGACACCGTGATCGTCGGCGGCGCGGCCGCGCCGCAGGCGCTCATCGAGTGGTACGACGACCGCGGCGTGGAGGTGCTCCACGCGTGGGGCATGACGGAGCTGTCGCCCATCGGCACCGTCTCGCACCTCACCGACGACCTGCGCGACGCCGACTACGAGACGCAGGTGAACAAGCGCGCGAAGCAGGGGCTCGTCGTGCCCGGCTTAGAGTTCGAGGTCATCGACGAGAACGGCGAGGAGATCGCGTGGGACGGCGAGGAGTTCGGCGAGCTCCGCATCCGCGGCCCGTGGGTCACGAAGGAGTACTTCAAGCGCCCGGAGGCCAACGAGGAGGAGTTCGTCGACGGCTGGCTGAAGACCGGCGACGTGGTCACCGTCGACGAGGACGGCTACATGCAGCTCGTCGACCGGACGAAGGACGTGATCAAGTCCGGCGGCGAGTGGATATCGAGCGTCGAGTTGGAGAACGCGATCATGGCGTACGACGGCGTCAGCGAGGCGGCCGTCGTCGGCGTGCCCCACGAGCGCTGGCAGGAGCGGCCCGTGGCGTTCGTCGTCGTGGCCGAGGGCGTCGACCGCGAGGCCCTCGTCGACCGGATCGAGTCCGGCCTCCGCGACGACTACCCCAAGTGGTGGGTGCCCGACGCGGTGGAGTTCATCGACGAAGTACCGAAGACCGCCACCGGGAAGTTCTCGAAGAAGGACCTGCGCGAGCAGTACGGCGACCAGTCGCTCGTCGAGGGCGCCGTGCCGGAAGACGACGCCCCCGACGGGGAGTAA
- the metX gene encoding homoserine O-acetyltransferase MetX, with protein MSAVPTDHGVAELGEFTFECGQSVPDFEVAYETHGEFDGDNVVLICHALTGSQNVARSPEPERDAGTAGAGQAGQARAWWDDVVGPGKAIDTTEYYVVCANVPGSCYGTTGPASERPADLDLREEPDHDRWGTAFPPVQVEDWARAQRRLLDHLGVGRLRAVVGGSVGGMNALEWAKRYPDDVDRVVAIATAGRLDAQCLALDAVARRAIRADDDWNGGNYYGDDRPDPTEGLAIARQIGHIMYLSKASMERKFGRRSAGRDSLTREDGDLGLPAEPTAGFFPYREVESYLDYQAEGFGDRFDANSYLYLTRAMDEYDLAAGHGADADALAAFEGEALLMSFTADWHFTVEQSGSLADAFRETGVPVAHHVVDSDHGHDAFLVEPEHVGPPVRDFLADGVDGRAVSDDGGDDGDDPRPDSDHAPVHASLFRG; from the coding sequence ATGAGCGCCGTCCCGACCGACCACGGGGTCGCCGAGCTCGGCGAGTTCACCTTCGAGTGCGGCCAGTCGGTCCCCGACTTCGAGGTCGCCTACGAGACCCACGGCGAGTTCGACGGCGACAACGTCGTGCTGATCTGCCACGCGCTCACCGGGAGTCAGAACGTCGCGCGGTCGCCCGAGCCGGAGCGCGACGCCGGGACGGCCGGGGCCGGACAGGCCGGGCAGGCCCGCGCGTGGTGGGACGACGTGGTCGGGCCGGGGAAGGCCATCGACACGACCGAGTACTACGTCGTCTGCGCGAACGTCCCCGGCTCCTGTTACGGGACGACGGGGCCCGCCAGCGAGCGGCCCGCGGACCTCGACCTCCGCGAGGAGCCCGACCACGACCGGTGGGGGACCGCGTTCCCGCCGGTCCAGGTCGAGGACTGGGCGCGCGCGCAGCGCCGCCTCCTCGACCACCTCGGCGTGGGGCGGCTGCGCGCGGTCGTCGGCGGCAGCGTCGGCGGGATGAACGCCCTGGAGTGGGCGAAGCGGTACCCGGACGACGTCGACCGCGTGGTCGCCATCGCGACGGCGGGACGGCTCGACGCGCAGTGCCTCGCGCTCGACGCGGTCGCGCGCCGGGCGATCCGCGCCGACGACGACTGGAACGGGGGGAACTACTACGGCGACGACCGGCCGGACCCGACCGAGGGGCTCGCCATCGCCCGCCAGATCGGGCACATTATGTACCTCTCGAAGGCGTCGATGGAGCGGAAGTTCGGGCGCCGGTCGGCCGGCCGCGACTCGCTCACGCGCGAGGACGGCGACCTCGGGCTGCCGGCGGAGCCGACGGCCGGCTTCTTCCCGTACCGCGAGGTGGAGTCGTACCTCGACTACCAGGCGGAGGGGTTCGGCGACCGCTTCGACGCGAACAGCTACCTCTACCTCACGCGCGCGATGGACGAGTACGACCTCGCCGCCGGCCACGGCGCCGACGCCGACGCGCTCGCCGCGTTCGAGGGCGAGGCCCTGCTGATGAGCTTCACCGCCGACTGGCACTTCACCGTCGAGCAGTCCGGGTCGCTCGCCGACGCCTTCCGCGAGACGGGCGTGCCGGTCGCGCACCACGTCGTCGACTCCGACCACGGCCACGACGCCTTCCTCGTCGAGCCCGAACACGTCGGTCCGCCGGTCCGGGACTTCCTCGCGGACGGCGTCGACGGCCGCGCCGTCTCCGACGACGGCGGCGACGACGGCGACGACCCGCGGCCCGACTCCGACCACGCGCCAGTCCACGCGAGCCTGTTCCGAGGATAG
- a CDS encoding O-acetylhomoserine aminocarboxypropyltransferase/cysteine synthase family protein, translating into MTRGFSTRSLHAGAEPDPATGARATPIHQTTSYVFDDADTAAEMYALRAEGHIYSRLSNPTVNALEDRIADLSGGSDAVATGSGMAAFDAITTVLASAGDNIVASSEMYGGTAAYLTSIADRRGIETRLVDTLDYEAYADAVDDDTAFVHVETIANPSLVTPDFERLAEIAHENAVPLVVDNTFATPYCCRPFEHGADIVWESTTKWITGNGTTVGGVVVDGGQFPWGHPDADYDELDGQSPAYPIDFVEQFGDAAFANVARQRGVRPTGGQQSPFDAWQTIQGLNTLPLRMERHCENAREVAEYLRDDDRVDWVSYPGFEDHESHGNAAEYLDGFGGMVTFGVDGGYEAAKTFCESVELTSFLANIGDAKTLVIHPASTTHAQMDEAQQRLAGVYPEMLRLSVGIEDPEDVIADLDAGLAAGERAASGGAGDDGAAVREEGS; encoded by the coding sequence ATGACACGTGGGTTTTCCACCCGGAGTCTCCACGCCGGCGCCGAGCCCGACCCGGCCACCGGCGCCCGCGCCACGCCGATCCACCAGACCACGTCGTACGTCTTCGACGACGCGGACACGGCGGCGGAGATGTACGCGCTCCGGGCGGAAGGTCACATCTACTCCCGGCTCTCGAACCCGACGGTGAACGCCTTGGAAGACCGGATCGCCGACCTCTCCGGCGGGTCGGACGCGGTCGCGACGGGCTCGGGGATGGCCGCGTTCGACGCGATCACGACCGTCCTCGCGAGCGCGGGCGACAACATCGTGGCCAGCTCCGAGATGTACGGCGGGACCGCGGCGTACCTCACCAGCATCGCGGACCGCCGCGGCATCGAGACGCGGCTCGTCGACACGCTCGACTACGAGGCGTACGCGGACGCGGTCGACGACGACACCGCGTTCGTCCACGTCGAGACGATCGCGAACCCCTCGCTCGTCACGCCCGACTTCGAGCGGCTGGCAGAGATCGCCCACGAGAACGCGGTGCCGCTCGTCGTCGACAACACGTTCGCGACGCCGTACTGCTGCCGCCCGTTCGAGCACGGCGCGGACATCGTCTGGGAGTCGACGACGAAGTGGATCACCGGCAACGGCACCACCGTCGGCGGCGTCGTCGTCGACGGCGGGCAGTTCCCGTGGGGCCACCCCGACGCCGACTACGACGAACTGGACGGGCAGTCGCCCGCGTACCCGATCGACTTCGTCGAGCAGTTCGGCGACGCCGCCTTCGCCAACGTCGCCCGCCAGCGCGGCGTCCGCCCGACCGGCGGCCAGCAGTCCCCCTTCGACGCGTGGCAGACGATCCAGGGGCTCAACACGCTCCCGCTGCGGATGGAGCGCCACTGCGAGAACGCGCGAGAGGTCGCCGAGTACCTCCGCGACGACGACCGGGTCGACTGGGTGAGCTACCCCGGCTTCGAGGACCACGAGAGCCACGGGAACGCCGCCGAGTACCTCGACGGCTTCGGCGGGATGGTCACCTTCGGCGTCGACGGCGGCTACGAGGCCGCCAAGACGTTCTGCGAGTCGGTCGAGCTGACGAGCTTCCTCGCGAACATCGGCGACGCGAAGACGCTCGTCATCCACCCTGCCTCCACGACGCACGCGCAGATGGACGAAGCGCAACAGCGGCTCGCCGGCGTCTACCCGGAGATGCTCCGGCTCTCGGTCGGTATCGAGGACCCCGAGGACGTGATCGCCGACCTCGACGCGGGGCTCGCGGCGGGCGAGCGCGCCGCGAGCGGGGGAGCCGGAGACGACGGGGCCGCAGTCCGCGAGGAGGGGAGCTGA
- a CDS encoding single-stranded-DNA-specific exonuclease RecJ, producing the protein MAVAAPVPDLADRATDCADRLREAGRVLLASHIDADGITSAAVASTALARAGIDHEVVFEKQLDADAIAGIAAREFDVVLFTDFGSGQLDVIADHEARGDFVPVIADHHQPADRDTRYHLNPLLEGIDGASELSGAGASYVLARALEGPDGDNRDLAALAVVGAVGDMQDSDGGLVGANESIVADGVDAGVLEAQTDLDLYGRQTRPLPKFLEYASDVKIPGVSNDEAGAISFLTDLDVDVKRDGEWRRWVDLDGGERRTLASALMRRAVASGVPSDRIEALVGTAYTLVDEEPGTELRDVSEFSTLLNATARYERGDVGLAVCLGDRGDALAEARRLLRTHRQNLSEGLQWVKNEGVTHEEHLQWFDAGSRIRETIVGIVAGMAVGSPAVDRSKPVIAFAEESATELKVSSRGSHALVRRGLDLSAVMREASQAVGGDGGGHDVAAGATIPTDERDAFLAEADRIVGEQLS; encoded by the coding sequence ATGGCAGTCGCCGCCCCAGTCCCCGACCTCGCCGACCGCGCGACCGACTGCGCCGACCGACTGCGCGAGGCCGGCCGGGTGCTGCTCGCGTCGCACATCGACGCCGACGGGATCACGAGCGCCGCGGTCGCCTCGACCGCGCTCGCCCGGGCCGGGATCGACCACGAGGTCGTCTTCGAGAAGCAGCTGGACGCCGACGCGATCGCCGGCATCGCCGCCCGCGAGTTCGACGTGGTGCTGTTCACCGACTTCGGATCCGGCCAGCTCGACGTGATCGCCGACCACGAGGCGCGCGGCGACTTCGTCCCCGTCATCGCCGACCACCACCAGCCGGCCGACCGCGACACGCGCTACCACCTCAACCCCCTGTTGGAGGGGATCGACGGCGCGAGCGAGCTCTCCGGCGCCGGCGCGAGCTACGTCCTCGCCCGCGCGCTGGAGGGCCCGGACGGTGACAACCGCGACCTCGCCGCGCTCGCGGTCGTCGGCGCGGTCGGCGACATGCAAGACTCCGACGGCGGACTCGTCGGCGCCAACGAGTCGATCGTCGCCGACGGCGTCGACGCCGGCGTCCTGGAGGCCCAGACCGACCTCGACCTGTACGGCAGACAGACCCGCCCGCTCCCCAAGTTCCTTGAGTACGCCTCGGACGTGAAGATCCCGGGGGTCTCGAACGACGAGGCGGGCGCGATATCCTTCCTCACCGACCTCGACGTCGACGTGAAACGCGACGGCGAGTGGCGGCGCTGGGTCGACCTCGACGGCGGGGAGCGGCGGACCCTCGCGTCGGCGCTGATGCGCCGCGCGGTCGCCTCCGGCGTCCCGTCCGACCGGATCGAGGCGCTCGTCGGCACCGCCTACACGCTGGTCGACGAGGAGCCCGGCACCGAGCTGCGCGACGTCAGCGAGTTCTCGACCCTGCTCAACGCCACCGCGCGCTACGAGCGCGGCGACGTGGGCCTGGCGGTGTGTCTCGGCGACCGCGGCGACGCGCTCGCGGAGGCGCGCCGGCTGCTGCGCACGCACCGACAGAACCTCTCCGAGGGGCTCCAGTGGGTCAAAAACGAGGGCGTCACCCACGAGGAGCACCTCCAGTGGTTCGACGCCGGCTCCCGCATCCGCGAGACCATCGTCGGCATCGTCGCCGGGATGGCGGTCGGCTCCCCCGCGGTCGACCGCTCGAAGCCGGTGATCGCCTTCGCCGAGGAGAGCGCGACGGAGCTGAAGGTGTCCTCGCGCGGCTCGCACGCGCTCGTCCGACGGGGGCTCGACCTGTCCGCGGTGATGCGCGAGGCGAGTCAGGCGGTCGGCGGCGACGGCGGGGGCCACGACGTGGCCGCGGGCGCGACGATCCCGACCGACGAGCGCGACGCGTTCCTCGCCGAGGCGGACCGGATCGTCGGCGAGCAGCTCTCCTGA
- a CDS encoding winged helix-turn-helix domain-containing protein codes for MEKALWYLFVASRGGANRVRIVRELRDRPRNANELAERLDVDYNTITHHLDMLRDHDVVEPSDHDYGKLYFLTDRFERHADAFEEITAEVDAE; via the coding sequence ATGGAGAAGGCCCTGTGGTACCTGTTCGTCGCGAGCCGCGGTGGCGCCAACAGGGTCCGGATCGTCCGGGAACTCCGCGACCGCCCCCGGAACGCGAACGAGCTGGCGGAGCGACTGGACGTCGACTACAACACCATCACCCACCACCTCGACATGCTCCGAGACCACGACGTCGTCGAACCGAGCGACCACGACTACGGCAAGCTCTACTTCCTGACCGACCGCTTCGAGCGTCACGCGGACGCGTTCGAGGAGATCACCGCGGAGGTGGACGCCGAATGA